Proteins from a genomic interval of Streptomyces sp. NBC_00820:
- a CDS encoding CaiB/BaiF CoA transferase family protein → MAATHLGDFGAEVIKVEHPGRPDPSRGHGPSKDGVGLWWKVLGRNKRTITLDLSRPGGRTTLLRLAATADVVIENFRPGTLEKWDLGWAELSAANPRLVLARVTAFGQFGPYAHRPGFGTLAEAMSGFAALTGEPDAPPTLPPFGLADAVAGLATAYAVMTALAARERTGEGQVVDMAIIEPMLAVVGPQPTWYDQLGYVQERAGNRSANNAPRNTYRTADGSWVAVSTSAQSVAERVVRLVGRPELAEEPWFATGAERAAHADVLDAAVAPWIAARTRDEVLAAFEKAEAAVAPVQDVRGVLDDPQYQALDTVTTVPDPELGPLRMQNVLFRLSATPGAIRWAGRPHGADTEAVLTELGLTPSDLHALREEGAL, encoded by the coding sequence ATGGCCGCCACGCACCTCGGTGACTTCGGCGCCGAGGTGATCAAGGTGGAGCATCCGGGGCGGCCCGACCCCTCGCGCGGGCACGGCCCGTCGAAGGACGGGGTGGGCCTGTGGTGGAAGGTGCTCGGCCGCAACAAACGGACGATCACCCTCGACCTGTCCAGACCCGGCGGCCGGACCACGCTGCTGCGCCTCGCCGCCACCGCCGACGTGGTGATCGAGAACTTCCGCCCCGGCACCCTGGAGAAGTGGGACCTGGGCTGGGCGGAGCTGTCCGCCGCCAACCCGCGGCTGGTCCTCGCCCGGGTCACCGCCTTCGGCCAGTTCGGTCCGTACGCGCACCGGCCCGGCTTCGGCACCCTCGCCGAGGCGATGAGCGGCTTCGCGGCCCTCACCGGCGAACCGGACGCGCCGCCGACGCTCCCGCCGTTCGGGCTCGCGGACGCGGTCGCGGGCCTGGCGACGGCGTACGCGGTCATGACGGCGCTGGCCGCCCGCGAGCGGACCGGCGAGGGCCAGGTCGTGGACATGGCGATCATCGAGCCGATGCTCGCGGTCGTCGGCCCCCAGCCGACCTGGTACGACCAGCTCGGCTACGTGCAGGAACGCGCCGGCAACCGGTCGGCGAACAACGCCCCGCGCAACACCTACCGCACCGCCGACGGCTCCTGGGTCGCCGTCTCCACCTCCGCGCAGTCGGTGGCCGAGCGGGTCGTACGGCTGGTTGGCCGCCCCGAGCTGGCCGAGGAGCCGTGGTTCGCCACGGGCGCGGAGCGCGCCGCGCACGCGGACGTCCTGGACGCGGCGGTCGCCCCGTGGATCGCCGCCCGCACCCGCGACGAGGTCCTGGCGGCCTTCGAGAAGGCGGAGGCCGCGGTGGCTCCCGTCCAGGACGTCCGCGGTGTGCTGGACGACCCCCAGTACCAGGCGCTGGACACGGTCACCACCGTGCCCGACCCGGAGCTGGGACCGCTGCGCATGCAGAACGTCCTCTTCCGGCTCTCCGCGACCCCCGGCGCGATCCGCTGGGCGGGCCGCCCGCACGGCGCCGACACGGAGGCCGTCCTCACCGAACTGGGCCTCACCCCGTCCGACCTGCACGCCCTGCGCGAGGAAGGTGCCCTGTGA
- a CDS encoding HpcH/HpaI aldolase/citrate lyase family protein: MTEFPRCPLTWLYVPGDRPHVVTKALAAGADVVVIDLEDAVGPDRKEYARAATAERLAEPQQVPVHVRVNALDTDRAAADLAALAGLPGVSGLRLPKVTSASEIRQIAVATPLPLYALLESALGIEHAYAIATAHPSLRGISLGEADLRADLGLRADAGLDWSRSRVVVAARAAGLAPPSQSVHPDIRDLDGLAASCARGRALGFLGRAAIHPRQLPVIERVYLPTPYEIEEAETVLKAAATDQGAQALPDGRFIDAAAVALAHRTLSLTRRN, from the coding sequence GTGACCGAGTTTCCGAGGTGCCCGCTCACCTGGCTCTACGTCCCCGGAGACCGCCCGCACGTCGTCACCAAGGCGCTGGCCGCGGGCGCCGACGTGGTGGTGATCGACCTGGAGGACGCGGTCGGCCCCGACCGCAAGGAGTACGCCCGCGCCGCCACCGCCGAGCGCCTGGCCGAGCCGCAGCAGGTCCCGGTGCACGTCCGCGTCAACGCCCTGGACACCGACCGGGCGGCGGCGGACCTGGCCGCGCTGGCCGGCCTGCCGGGGGTGTCCGGGCTGCGGCTGCCGAAGGTGACGTCGGCATCCGAGATCCGGCAGATCGCCGTGGCCACCCCGCTGCCGCTGTACGCGCTGCTGGAGTCGGCCCTCGGCATCGAGCACGCCTACGCGATCGCCACCGCCCACCCCTCCCTGCGGGGCATCTCCCTCGGTGAGGCCGACCTCCGGGCCGACCTGGGCCTGCGGGCCGACGCCGGCCTCGACTGGTCCCGCTCCCGCGTGGTCGTCGCCGCCCGTGCGGCCGGTCTGGCCCCACCGTCCCAGTCCGTCCACCCCGACATCCGCGACCTGGACGGTCTCGCCGCGTCCTGCGCCCGCGGCCGCGCCCTCGGCTTCCTGGGACGCGCCGCGATCCACCCCCGCCAGCTCCCGGTGATCGAGCGGGTCTACCTCCCCACCCCCTACGAGATCGAGGAGGCCGAGACGGTCCTCAAGGCGGCGGCCACCGACCAGGGCGCCCAGGCGCTGCCCGACGGCCGGTTCATCGACGCGGCGGCCGTGGCGCTGGCCCACCGGACGCTGTCCCTGACCCGCAGGAACTGA
- the lgt gene encoding prolipoprotein diacylglyceryl transferase encodes MELAYIPSPSHGVLYLGPVPLRGYAFCIIIGVFVAVWLGNKRWIARGGRPGTVADIAVWAVPFGLVGGRLYHVITDYELYFSDGRDWVNAFKVWEGGLGIWGAIALGAVGAWIGCRRRGIPLPAYADAIAPGIAFAQAIGRWGNWFNQELYGHATHVPWALHITSSEGGRVPGYYHPTFLYESLWCVGVGFLAIWAGRRFALGHGRTFALYVAAYCVGRGWIEYMRVDDAHHILGLRLNDWTALIVFLLAVTYIVLSAKLRPGQEAVVEPAAPDGPAEEGAAEDAEADAEPDAGADAKAGTDADAKADAVTMTKAEAKGKAEAKGKETAGKADVEPDAEAEPEPVEAKDTAESAKKG; translated from the coding sequence ATGGAACTTGCCTACATTCCCAGCCCGTCGCACGGGGTGCTGTACCTCGGCCCCGTTCCGCTGCGCGGTTACGCCTTCTGCATCATCATCGGTGTCTTCGTCGCCGTCTGGCTCGGCAACAAGCGCTGGATCGCCCGCGGCGGGCGGCCCGGCACGGTGGCCGACATCGCGGTCTGGGCCGTGCCCTTCGGCCTCGTCGGCGGCCGGCTCTACCACGTGATCACGGACTACGAGCTGTACTTCAGCGACGGCCGTGACTGGGTGAACGCCTTCAAGGTGTGGGAGGGCGGCCTGGGCATCTGGGGCGCGATCGCGCTCGGCGCGGTCGGCGCGTGGATCGGCTGCCGTCGCCGCGGGATCCCGCTGCCCGCCTACGCCGACGCCATCGCCCCCGGTATCGCCTTCGCGCAGGCCATCGGCCGCTGGGGCAACTGGTTCAACCAGGAGCTGTACGGCCACGCGACCCACGTTCCGTGGGCCCTGCACATCACCTCCTCCGAGGGCGGCCGGGTCCCGGGCTACTACCACCCGACCTTCCTCTACGAGTCCCTGTGGTGCGTCGGCGTCGGATTCCTGGCCATCTGGGCCGGCCGCCGCTTCGCGCTCGGTCACGGGCGGACCTTCGCGCTGTACGTCGCCGCGTACTGCGTGGGCCGCGGCTGGATCGAGTACATGCGGGTCGACGACGCCCACCACATCCTGGGCCTGCGCCTCAACGACTGGACCGCCCTGATCGTCTTCCTGCTGGCGGTCACGTACATCGTGCTCTCCGCGAAGCTGCGACCGGGACAGGAGGCCGTGGTGGAACCGGCCGCCCCCGACGGCCCGGCTGAAGAAGGCGCCGCCGAAGACGCGGAGGCCGACGCCGAGCCGGATGCCGGCGCGGACGCCAAGGCCGGGACCGACGCGGACGCGAAGGCCGACGCCGTGACCATGACCAAGGCGGAAGCCAAGGGCAAGGCGGAGGCCAAGGGCAAGGAGACCGCGGGCAAGGCCGACGTCGAGCCCGACGCCGAGGCCGAGCCGGAACCGGTGGAGGCGAAGGACACGGCGGAGTCGGCGAAGAAGGGCTGA
- a CDS encoding DsbA family protein gives MSEKNRDGKRTARERLVVEREKQKSAEKRRRALIVGASVVCVLGLAAVIGVIAANAGKKKGSSAGPVVAPSGAQGKDSLAIPVGKDGAKSTLTVWEDFRCPACQDFETRYRPVLHELADAGKLRIDYHLVRLIDGNMGGTGSLRAANAAACAQDAGKFRDYHDVLYANQPPESSDAFDDAKLIELAGKVPGLDTPAFRKCVKDGTHNSWVNKSHQAFQTGGFTGTPTVLFDGKNIYQDQTMTPAKLKQMVEAADRG, from the coding sequence GTGAGCGAGAAGAACCGTGACGGAAAGCGGACCGCCCGCGAGCGGCTGGTGGTCGAGCGCGAGAAGCAGAAGTCCGCGGAGAAGCGCCGGCGCGCCCTGATCGTGGGCGCGAGTGTCGTCTGCGTCCTCGGGCTGGCGGCGGTGATCGGCGTGATCGCCGCGAACGCGGGAAAGAAGAAGGGAAGCAGCGCCGGCCCGGTCGTGGCGCCCTCCGGCGCGCAGGGCAAGGACAGCCTCGCGATCCCGGTCGGCAAGGACGGCGCCAAGTCCACGCTCACGGTCTGGGAGGACTTCCGCTGCCCGGCCTGCCAGGACTTCGAGACGCGCTACCGCCCGGTCCTGCACGAGCTGGCCGACGCGGGCAAGCTCAGAATCGACTACCACCTGGTCCGGCTGATCGACGGCAACATGGGCGGCACCGGCTCGCTGCGCGCGGCCAACGCGGCGGCCTGCGCCCAGGACGCCGGAAAGTTCCGCGACTACCACGACGTGCTGTACGCGAACCAGCCTCCGGAGAGCAGCGACGCCTTCGACGACGCGAAGCTGATCGAGCTGGCCGGCAAGGTGCCGGGCCTGGACACCCCCGCGTTCCGCAAGTGCGTCAAGGACGGCACCCACAACAGCTGGGTGAACAAGTCCCACCAGGCCTTCCAGACCGGCGGCTTCACCGGGACGCCCACGGTGCTGTTCGACGGCAAGAACATCTACCAGGACCAGACGATGACCCCGGCGAAGCTCAAGCAGATGGTGGAGGCGGCGGACCGAGGGTAA
- the trpA gene encoding tryptophan synthase subunit alpha: MSGNIHLLSDTLAAARAEGRAALIAYLPAGFPTVDGGIEAIKAVFDGGADIVEVGLPHSDPVLDGPVIQTADDIALRGGVKIADVMRTVREAHEATGKPVLVMTYWNPIDRYGVERFTAELAEAGGAGCILPDLPVQESALWREHAEKHGLGTVFVVAPSSKDERLAEITAAGSGFVYAASLMGVTGTRESVGAQAHDLVERTRATGSGLPVCVGLGVSNATQAAEVAGFADGVIVGSAFVKRMLDAADHASGIDAVRELAGDLAKGVRRQA; encoded by the coding sequence GTGAGCGGCAACATCCACCTGCTGTCCGACACCCTCGCCGCCGCCAGGGCCGAGGGGCGCGCCGCGCTCATCGCCTACCTCCCGGCCGGGTTCCCGACCGTGGACGGCGGCATCGAGGCGATCAAGGCCGTCTTCGACGGCGGCGCCGACATCGTCGAGGTCGGCCTGCCGCACAGCGACCCCGTCCTGGACGGTCCGGTCATCCAGACCGCCGACGACATCGCCCTGCGCGGCGGCGTGAAGATCGCCGACGTCATGCGCACGGTCCGCGAGGCCCACGAGGCCACCGGCAAGCCGGTGCTCGTCATGACGTACTGGAACCCCATCGACCGTTACGGCGTGGAGCGGTTCACCGCCGAGCTGGCCGAGGCGGGCGGCGCGGGCTGCATCCTGCCCGACCTGCCGGTCCAGGAGTCGGCGCTGTGGCGCGAGCACGCCGAGAAGCACGGCCTCGGCACGGTCTTCGTCGTGGCTCCCAGCAGCAAGGACGAGCGGCTCGCCGAGATCACCGCTGCTGGCAGCGGCTTCGTCTACGCCGCCTCGCTGATGGGCGTCACCGGCACCCGTGAGTCCGTCGGCGCGCAGGCCCATGACCTGGTGGAGCGCACCCGGGCCACCGGCAGCGGCCTCCCGGTCTGCGTCGGCCTCGGCGTCTCCAACGCCACCCAGGCCGCCGAGGTCGCCGGCTTCGCCGACGGTGTCATCGTCGGCTCGGCGTTCGTGAAGCGGATGCTGGACGCCGCCGACCACGCCTCCGGGATCGACGCGGTCCGCGAGCTGGCCGGCGACCTGGCCAAGGGCGTGCGCCGACAGGCGTAG
- the trpB gene encoding tryptophan synthase subunit beta, with the protein MPSQFFIPDPEGHVPTAEGYFGAFGGKFIPEALVAAVDEVAVEYDKAKADPEFARELDDLLVNYTGRPSSLTEVPRFAEHAGGARVFLKREDLNHTGSHKINNVLGQALLTKRMGKTRVIAETGAGQHGVATATACALFGLECTIYMGEIDTQRQALNVARMRMLGAEVVAVKSGSRTLKDAINEAFRDWVANVDNTHYLFGTVAGPHPFPAMVRDFHRVIGVEARRQILEQAGRLPDAAIACVGGGSNAIGLFHAFIPDADVRLIGCEPAGHGVETGEHAATLTAGEPGILHGSRSYVLQDEEGQITEPYSISAGLDYPGIGPEHAYLKDSGRAEYRAVTDDAAMQALRLLSRTEGIIPAIESAHALAGALEVGKELGPDGLIIVNLSGRGDKDMDTAARYFGLYEADAEVAANEADTAEIEGDAK; encoded by the coding sequence ATGCCCAGCCAGTTCTTCATTCCCGACCCCGAGGGTCACGTCCCCACCGCCGAGGGCTACTTCGGCGCGTTCGGCGGCAAGTTCATCCCGGAGGCCCTGGTCGCCGCCGTGGACGAGGTCGCCGTCGAGTACGACAAGGCCAAGGCCGACCCCGAGTTCGCCCGCGAGCTCGACGACCTGCTGGTGAACTACACCGGCCGCCCCAGCTCCCTCACCGAGGTGCCGCGGTTCGCCGAACACGCCGGTGGCGCACGGGTGTTCCTCAAGCGCGAGGACCTCAACCACACCGGCTCGCACAAGATCAACAACGTGCTCGGGCAGGCCCTGCTCACCAAGCGCATGGGCAAGACCCGCGTCATCGCGGAGACCGGCGCCGGCCAGCACGGCGTCGCCACCGCCACCGCCTGCGCCCTGTTCGGCCTCGAGTGCACCATCTACATGGGCGAGATCGACACCCAGCGCCAGGCCCTCAACGTGGCCCGCATGCGCATGCTGGGCGCCGAGGTCGTCGCGGTGAAGTCCGGCAGCCGCACGCTGAAGGACGCCATCAACGAGGCCTTCCGCGACTGGGTCGCCAACGTCGACAACACCCACTACCTCTTCGGCACCGTCGCGGGACCCCACCCCTTCCCGGCGATGGTCCGCGACTTCCACCGCGTCATCGGCGTGGAGGCCCGCCGGCAGATCCTGGAGCAGGCCGGCCGGCTGCCCGACGCCGCCATCGCCTGCGTCGGCGGCGGCTCCAACGCCATCGGCCTCTTCCACGCCTTCATCCCCGACGCGGACGTCCGCCTGATCGGCTGCGAGCCCGCCGGACACGGCGTGGAGACCGGCGAGCACGCGGCCACCCTGACCGCGGGCGAGCCCGGCATCCTGCACGGCTCCCGCTCCTACGTCCTGCAGGACGAGGAGGGCCAGATCACCGAGCCGTACTCGATCTCCGCCGGCCTCGACTACCCCGGCATCGGCCCCGAGCACGCCTACCTCAAGGACTCCGGCCGCGCCGAGTACCGCGCGGTCACCGACGACGCGGCCATGCAGGCCCTGCGCCTGCTGTCGCGCACCGAGGGCATCATCCCGGCCATCGAGAGCGCCCACGCCCTCGCCGGCGCCCTGGAGGTCGGCAAGGAGCTGGGCCCGGACGGGCTGATCATCGTCAACCTCTCCGGCCGCGGCGACAAGGACATGGACACCGCCGCCCGCTACTTCGGCCTCTACGAAGCCGACGCCGAGGTTGCCGCCAACGAAGCCGACACCGCCGAGATCGAGGGGGACGCCAAGTGA
- the trpM gene encoding tryptophan biosynthesis modulator TrpM: MLPITFATRDPHARLARGCRPRGCRAPARRVHGRRVRYVIGDEPGQVNGMRWQHAVRVSPAVS; the protein is encoded by the coding sequence ATGCTTCCGATCACCTTCGCGACGCGGGACCCCCATGCCCGCCTCGCCCGCGGCTGCCGGCCCCGAGGCTGCCGTGCCCCCGCGCGGCGGGTGCACGGGCGGCGGGTCCGCTATGTGATCGGCGACGAACCCGGCCAGGTCAACGGCATGCGATGGCAGCACGCTGTGCGCGTGTCCCCCGCGGTGAGCTGA
- the trpC gene encoding indole-3-glycerol phosphate synthase TrpC, translating into MSVLDEIIDGVRADLAERQARVSLDELKERAAKAPAAKDGVAALKGDGVKVICEVKRSSPSKGALAAIADPAGLAADYEAGGAAVISVLTEQRRFGGSLADLEAVRARVDIPVLRKDFIVTSYQLWEARAYGADLALLIVAALDQPALESLIERAVSIGLTPLVEVHDEDEVERAVDAGAKIIGVNARNLKTLEVDRATFERVAPEIPDHIVKIAESGVRGPHDLIAYANAGADAVLVGESLVTGRDPKTAVADLVAAGEHPALRHGRN; encoded by the coding sequence GTGAGTGTGCTCGACGAGATCATCGACGGAGTCCGGGCCGACCTCGCGGAGCGGCAGGCACGCGTCAGCCTCGACGAGCTCAAGGAGCGCGCGGCCAAGGCGCCCGCCGCCAAGGACGGCGTCGCCGCCCTCAAGGGCGACGGCGTCAAGGTGATCTGCGAGGTCAAGCGCTCCAGCCCGTCCAAGGGCGCGCTGGCCGCGATCGCCGACCCGGCCGGGCTCGCCGCCGACTACGAGGCCGGCGGCGCCGCCGTCATCTCCGTCCTCACCGAACAGCGCCGCTTCGGCGGCTCGCTGGCCGACCTGGAGGCCGTCCGCGCCCGCGTCGACATCCCGGTGCTGCGCAAGGACTTCATCGTCACGTCGTACCAGCTGTGGGAGGCCCGCGCGTACGGCGCCGACCTCGCGCTGCTGATCGTGGCGGCCCTGGACCAGCCGGCCCTGGAGTCGCTGATCGAGCGTGCCGTCTCCATCGGCCTCACCCCGCTCGTCGAGGTGCACGACGAGGACGAGGTCGAGCGTGCCGTGGACGCGGGCGCCAAGATCATCGGCGTCAACGCGCGCAACCTGAAGACCCTGGAGGTCGACCGCGCCACGTTCGAGCGGGTCGCCCCGGAGATCCCCGACCACATCGTCAAGATCGCCGAGTCCGGCGTGCGCGGACCGCACGACCTGATCGCCTACGCCAACGCGGGCGCCGACGCGGTACTGGTCGGCGAGTCCCTCGTCACCGGCCGCGACCCCAAGACGGCCGTAGCCGACCTGGTCGCGGCGGGCGAGCACCCCGCACTGCGGCACGGCCGGAACTGA
- a CDS encoding DUF2752 domain-containing protein, which produces MWQRLAAPAGALAAVATAFAYVGAVDPGEPGHYPVCPLYRFTGLYCPGCGGLRSAHAFIHGDLLAALRDNAAGVAAYLGFAVLWTAWVVRAARGRPVRIDPGPAPLWIAGTLLLAFTVVRNLPFGGWLHP; this is translated from the coding sequence CTGTGGCAGCGCCTCGCCGCCCCGGCCGGGGCCCTCGCGGCCGTGGCCACGGCCTTCGCCTACGTCGGCGCCGTCGACCCCGGCGAGCCCGGCCACTACCCCGTCTGCCCGCTGTACCGGTTCACGGGCCTGTACTGCCCCGGCTGCGGCGGACTGCGCAGCGCGCACGCCTTCATCCACGGCGACCTCCTCGCCGCCCTGCGGGACAACGCGGCGGGCGTGGCGGCCTACCTCGGCTTCGCCGTGCTGTGGACCGCCTGGGTGGTCCGGGCCGCGCGCGGGAGACCGGTGCGGATCGATCCGGGCCCGGCCCCGCTGTGGATCGCCGGCACATTGCTGCTGGCCTTCACCGTTGTCCGGAACCTGCCGTTCGGTGGCTGGTTGCACCCTTGA
- a CDS encoding HGxxPAAW family protein produces MAGSSHGHTPAAWTGVTIAFIGFCVAGAFMVMAQPVGFWAGMAIVVLGGVVGAVMRAMGLGMPKQATALTYQAAPAATREPAGAQS; encoded by the coding sequence ATGGCGGGCAGCAGCCACGGTCACACCCCGGCCGCCTGGACCGGCGTCACCATCGCCTTCATCGGTTTCTGCGTCGCGGGCGCCTTCATGGTGATGGCCCAGCCGGTCGGCTTCTGGGCCGGCATGGCGATCGTGGTCCTCGGTGGCGTCGTGGGCGCCGTCATGCGGGCCATGGGGCTCGGCATGCCCAAGCAGGCCACCGCCCTCACCTACCAGGCCGCCCCGGCCGCGACCCGCGAGCCGGCCGGCGCCCAGAGCTGA
- a CDS encoding TIGR02234 family membrane protein codes for MTTAVPHPRSDSSTASAPVRSGRRSLAMALMFGALGAAVALLSTRQRWSEGTATVAGGAFPLVAKGSDVTGVPAALAVVGLAALVAVFAVRRAGRLLVAALLALSGAGIVVAALSGASDDSALDDKAAEATGDASATVASLTHTGWPYVAAAGGVLILLAGLLALRYGGLWPAMSGRYERGGERPRRTARPVDPERPEEIWKALDRGEDPTGA; via the coding sequence GTGACTACTGCCGTACCCCACCCCCGTTCCGACTCCTCGACGGCCTCCGCACCCGTCCGGTCCGGCCGGCGGAGCCTCGCCATGGCCCTGATGTTCGGTGCGCTCGGCGCGGCCGTCGCGTTGCTCTCCACCCGGCAGCGCTGGTCGGAGGGCACCGCGACGGTGGCCGGCGGCGCCTTCCCGCTGGTCGCCAAGGGCAGCGACGTCACCGGCGTCCCCGCCGCCCTCGCCGTCGTGGGCCTCGCCGCGCTCGTCGCCGTGTTCGCCGTCCGCCGGGCCGGCCGTCTCCTCGTCGCCGCCCTGCTCGCGCTCTCCGGCGCCGGCATCGTCGTGGCCGCGCTCTCCGGCGCCTCGGACGACTCCGCGCTGGACGACAAGGCAGCCGAGGCCACCGGAGACGCCTCCGCCACCGTCGCCTCCCTCACCCACACCGGCTGGCCCTACGTCGCGGCCGCCGGCGGCGTCCTGATCCTGCTCGCCGGGCTGCTCGCCCTGCGCTACGGCGGCCTGTGGCCCGCCATGTCCGGCCGCTACGAGCGCGGCGGCGAGCGCCCCCGGCGCACGGCCCGCCCGGTCGACCCAGAGCGCCCCGAGGAGATCTGGAAGGCCCTGGACCGCGGCGAGGACCCCACCGGAGCCTGA
- a CDS encoding anthranilate synthase component I: MDLETFRKLATDRRVVPVTRKLLADGDTPVALYRKLAAERTGTFLLESAENGRSWSRYSFVGVRSAGTLTERDGQAHWLGTPPVGVPVDGDPLAALRATLQALHTPHQEGMPPFTGGMVGYLGYDIVRRLEKIGPGERDDLKLPELTMLLTSDLAVMDHWEGSVLLIANAINHNDLDTGIDDAYADAVARLDAMEADLARPVAQPPAVLPPSELPEYTALWGGPDFQEAVEDVKERIRAGEAFQVVPSQRFETPVTASALDVYRVLRATNPSPYMYLFRFDGFDVVGSSPEALVKVEDGRAMVHPIAGTRHRGATLQEDQALGEELLADPKERAEHLMLVDLGRNDLGRVCEPGSVEVVDFMSIERYSHVMHIVSTVTGKVSEGRTAFDVLTACFPAGTLSGAPKPRAMQIIDELEPSRRGLYGGCVGYLDFAGDSDTAIAIRTALLRDGTAYVQAGAGIVADSDPVAEDNECRNKAAAVLRAVHTANRLGRA, translated from the coding sequence ATGGATCTCGAGACCTTCCGCAAGCTCGCCACCGACCGGCGTGTCGTCCCGGTCACCCGCAAGCTCCTCGCCGACGGCGACACCCCGGTCGCCCTCTACCGCAAGCTCGCCGCCGAGCGAACCGGAACATTCCTGCTGGAATCCGCCGAGAACGGCCGATCCTGGTCCCGCTACTCCTTCGTCGGTGTCCGGTCCGCCGGGACACTGACGGAGCGCGACGGACAGGCGCACTGGCTCGGTACCCCGCCGGTCGGCGTCCCCGTCGACGGCGACCCGCTCGCCGCCCTGCGCGCCACCCTCCAGGCCCTGCACACCCCGCACCAGGAGGGCATGCCGCCCTTCACCGGCGGCATGGTCGGCTACCTCGGCTACGACATCGTCCGCCGCCTGGAGAAGATCGGCCCCGGCGAGCGCGACGACCTGAAGCTGCCCGAGCTGACCATGCTCCTCACCAGCGACCTCGCCGTGATGGACCACTGGGAGGGCTCGGTCCTGCTGATCGCCAACGCGATCAACCACAACGACCTCGACACCGGCATCGACGACGCCTACGCCGACGCCGTCGCCCGCCTGGACGCCATGGAGGCCGACCTGGCCCGGCCGGTCGCCCAGCCTCCGGCTGTCCTGCCGCCCTCCGAACTGCCCGAGTACACCGCGCTGTGGGGCGGCCCCGACTTCCAGGAAGCCGTCGAGGACGTCAAGGAGCGCATCCGCGCGGGCGAGGCCTTCCAGGTCGTGCCCTCCCAGCGCTTCGAGACCCCGGTCACGGCGAGCGCGCTGGACGTCTACCGGGTCCTCAGGGCCACCAACCCCTCGCCGTACATGTACCTGTTCCGCTTCGACGGCTTCGACGTCGTCGGCTCCTCGCCCGAGGCGCTGGTGAAGGTCGAGGACGGGCGCGCGATGGTCCACCCCATCGCCGGCACCCGGCACCGCGGCGCCACCCTGCAGGAGGACCAGGCGCTCGGCGAGGAACTGCTCGCCGACCCCAAGGAGCGTGCCGAGCACCTGATGCTCGTCGACCTCGGCCGCAACGACCTCGGACGGGTCTGCGAACCCGGCTCGGTGGAGGTCGTCGACTTCATGTCGATCGAGCGCTACTCGCACGTCATGCACATCGTCTCCACGGTGACCGGCAAGGTGTCCGAGGGCCGCACCGCCTTCGACGTGCTCACCGCGTGCTTCCCGGCGGGCACCCTCTCCGGCGCCCCCAAGCCCCGCGCGATGCAGATCATCGACGAACTCGAGCCCTCCCGCCGCGGCCTGTACGGCGGGTGCGTCGGCTACCTCGACTTCGCCGGCGACTCCGACACCGCCATCGCCATCCGCACCGCCCTGCTCCGGGACGGCACCGCCTACGTCCAGGCCGGCGCCGGCATCGTCGCCGACTCCGATCCGGTCGCGGAGGACAACGAGTGCCGCAACAAGGCGGCGGCCGTGCTGCGGGCGGTGCACACCGCCAACCGGCTGGGACGGGCCTGA
- the hisI gene encoding phosphoribosyl-AMP cyclohydrolase, producing MTSTTGGPRPTSLDPAIAARLKRDADGLVPAVAQQYDTGEVLMLGWMDDEALHRTLTTGRCTYWSRSRQEYWVKGDTSGHYQWVKSVALDCDADTLLVRVDQVGAACHTGDRTCFDADVLLRDDVSGTPASDQ from the coding sequence ATGACCAGTACGACCGGCGGCCCCCGCCCCACCAGCCTCGATCCAGCGATCGCCGCCCGCCTCAAGCGCGACGCCGACGGCCTCGTCCCCGCCGTCGCCCAGCAGTACGACACCGGCGAGGTGCTGATGCTCGGCTGGATGGACGACGAGGCGCTGCACCGCACCCTGACCACCGGCCGCTGCACGTACTGGTCCCGCAGCCGGCAGGAGTACTGGGTCAAGGGCGACACCTCCGGCCACTACCAGTGGGTCAAGTCCGTCGCCCTGGACTGCGACGCCGACACACTGCTGGTCCGGGTGGACCAGGTGGGCGCCGCCTGCCACACCGGCGACCGCACCTGCTTCGACGCCGACGTCCTGCTGAGGGACGACGTCTCCGGCACGCCCGCCTCGGATCAGTAA